The proteins below come from a single Leopardus geoffroyi isolate Oge1 chromosome D3, O.geoffroyi_Oge1_pat1.0, whole genome shotgun sequence genomic window:
- the LOC123587988 gene encoding uncharacterized protein LOC123587988, protein MQPDIPPLMSFLEPSPQGQVQGGRRGALGGGYPPLSSPPLPSPPLPGAGREGFSPVTLSVRFLLFLRFCARPGHHPPRSVLAGTFLGEDETPAPASSAARTIRTVDPPLLLGSEAFHPFPLFTLSASHLGSAKSRRKGPERTCLQLWWPSGLRRSPGQHVNKRVAVLQGTLRTDVGRGWDSARELWFANPPVSQPPGYSRRHRIVWPMRKPRLTERPGAQGHGPRLRQVQSLDLHVLRAPNGHRSLRNPHRCHLSLYGENPLAHPPPATTSPSPARGVAFPVCQGDGAGNLLLALLSICRGLLC, encoded by the exons ATGCAACCTGACATCCCCCCTCTGATGAGCTTCCTGGAGCCCAGCCCGCAAGGGCAAGtgcagggagggaggcggggTGCGCTGGGGGGGGGgtaccctcccctctcctcccctcccctcccctcccctcccctccccggggctGGCCGTGAAGGATTTTCCCCTGTGACTTTGTCTGTTcgcttcctcctcttcctgaggTTTTGTGCCCGGCCCGGACATCATCCCCCTCGCTCAGTTTTAGCCGGGACCTTCCTGGGTGAGGATGAGACGCCCGCTCCAGCCAGCTCAGCTGCCAGAACAATCCGTACGGTGGACCCGCCACTTCTTCTGGGCTCAGAGGCCTTCCATCCATTCCCTCTCTTCACTCTTTCAGCATCACATTTGGGGTCGGCAAAGTCCCGCCGTAAGGGGCCAGAGAGGACCTGTTTGCAGCTCTGGTGGCCATCAGGTCTCCGTCGCAGCCCTGGACAACACGTAAATAAACGTGTGGCTGTGCTCCAAGGAACTTTACGGACAGACGTGGGCCGTGGGTGGGATTCGGCCCGCGAGCTGTGGTTTGCAAACCCCCCTGTGTCTCAGCCGCCTGGCTACTCAAG GAGGCACCGCATTGTCTGGCCGATGAGGAAGCCGAGGCTCACAGAGAGGCCAGGTGCCCAAGGTCATGGGCCAAGATTGCGCCAAGTTCAGAGCCTTGACCTCCATGTCCTACGGGCACCAAACGGACACAGGTCTCTCAGAAATCCACACAGATGCCACCTCAGTCTGTATGGGGAGAACCCtcttgcccaccccccacccgccaccacGTCCCCATCTCCGGCCAGGGGGGTGGCTTTTCCCGTCTGCCAGGGAGACGGTGCGGGGAATCTGTTGCTTGCCTTGCTCTCTATCTGCCGGGGGCTTCTCTGCTGA